The proteins below are encoded in one region of Juglans microcarpa x Juglans regia isolate MS1-56 chromosome 4D, Jm3101_v1.0, whole genome shotgun sequence:
- the LOC121259697 gene encoding pentatricopeptide repeat-containing protein At3g05340 — MKSKWIFHKLRSHSPAWASRFLSPFRTQTHQNPVSEISMFVLDHSDISLLLYICGKECLLHLGSSIHASIIKNFEFWDPENRVNIRSALVVWNSLLSMYSKSGELSNAVKLFSYMPMKDAVSWNTIVSGFLRNGEFGTGFGLFKRMCESGFYQFDKATLTTILSACDGPEFCYVSKMMHGLVISSGYLQEIAVGNALITTYYKCGCFSSGRQVFDEMLERNVITWTAVISGLAQNGFHEESLNLFVEMRCGSVDPNSLTYLSSLMACSGLQALKEGLQIHGLLWKLGMQSEFCIESALMDMYSKCGSVKDAWKIFESTTEFDEVALTVILVGFVQNGFEEEAIQIFTKIVKAGIEVDPDMVSAVLGAFGVDTSLGFGMQIHSLAIKKNFSCNIFVSNGLINMYSKCGDLEDSVKVFTQMPKRNSVSWNSLIAAFARHGDGSKALQMYEHMRLEGIQPTDVTFLSLLHACSHVGLVQRGMQLLESMAKDHGLSPRSEHYACVVDMLGRAGLLNEARKFIVGLPENPGLDIWQALLGACSIQGDSEMGKYAADQLLLAAPESSAPYIVLANIYSSEGRWKERARTIKRMKDMGVAKETGISWIEIENKTHSFVVGGRLHPQAENIYGLLAELFRHLTDEGYVPDKRFILFYMDQDG, encoded by the coding sequence ATGAAATCCAAATGGATCTTCCACAAACTCAGATCCCACTCTCCCGCTTGGGCTTCccgttttctctctcccttcaGAACCCAAACCCACCAGAACCCAGTTTCAGAAATCTCAATGTTTGTCCTCGACCACTCAGACATAAGCCTACTCTTATACATTTGTGGAAAAGAATGTCTCCTGCATTTGGGTTCTTCCATCCATGCCTCGATCATCAAGAACTTTGAGTTTTGGGACCCCGAGAACCGGGTTAATATCCGGAGCGCCCTAGTTGTTTGGAATTCCCTCCTGTCTATGTACTCGAAATCCGGAGAATTGTCAAATGCAGTTAAACTGTTTAGTTATATGCCTATGAAAGATGCCGTTTCATGGAATACAATTGTTTCTGGGTTTTTAAGAAATGGGGAGTTTGGTACTGGGTTTGGGCTATTCAAAAGAATGTGCGAATCTGGTTTTTATCAATTTGATAAAGCTACTTTGACTACTATTTTATCAGCTTGTGATGGACCTGAGTTTTGTTATGTAAGTAAAATGATGCATGGTCTAGTAATTTCAAGTGGCTACTTGCAGGAAATTGCAGTGGGGAATGCTTTGATAACGACTTATTATAAATGTGGGTGTTTTAGCTCCGGAAGGCAGGTTTTTGATGAAATGCTTGAAAGGAATGTTATTACTTGGACGGCCGTAATCTCAGGCCTTGCACAGAATGGGTTCCATGAAGAAAGTTTGAATCTTTTCGTAGAGATGCGTTGTGGTTCAGTTGATCCTAATTCTTTGACATACTTGAGCTCCCTTATGGCATGTTCAGGTTTGCAAGCACTAAAGGAAGGGCTTCAAATTCATGGGCTCCTTTGGAAATTGGGAATGCAATCAGAGTTTTgcattgagagtgctctaatgGACATGTATTCAAAGTGTGGTAGTGTAAAAGATGCATGGAAGATCTTTGAGTCTACAACAGAATTTGATGAGGTTGCCTTGACTGTTATCCTCGTGGGTTTTGTCCAAAATGGATTTGAGGAAGAGGCTATACAAATTTTCACTAAAATTGTGAAGGCAGGAATTGAGGTTGACCCTGACATGGTTTCAGCTGTTCTTGGGGCATTTGGAGTTGATACTTCATTAGGTTTTGGTATGCAAATTCACTCTTTAGCTATCAAAAAGAACTTCAGTTGTAATATTTTTGTCAGTAATGGGCTTATAAACATGTATTCTAAGTGCGGAGATCTGGAGGATTCGGTAAAGGTCTTCACTCAAATGCCTAAAAGGAACTCTGTCTCATGGAACTCCTTAATCGCAGCTTTTGCCCGTCATGGGGATGGCTCCAAAGCACTACAAATGTATGAACATATGAGGTTGGAAGGCATACAGCCAACAGACGTGACATTTCTGTCTTTGCTCCATGCTTGCAGCCATGTTGGCTTAGTTCAAAGGGGCATGCAGTTGTTGGAATCCATGGCTAAAGATCATGGGTTGAGTCCAAGATCGGAACACTATGCTTGTGTTGTTGACATGTTGGGTCGAGCAGGACTTCTGAATGAAGCTAGAAAGTTTATTGTGGGATTACCTGAGAATCCTGGTTTAGATATTTGGCAAGCATTGCTTGGTGCTTGTAGCATTCAAGGAGATTCAGAGATGGGAAAATATGCTGCTGATCAGTTGCTTTTGGCAGCACCTGAAAGCTCAGCACCATACATTGTATTGGCCAATATATATTCTTCTGAAGGCAGGTGGAAAGAGAGAGCCAGGACTATTAAGAGAATGAAGGATATGGGGGTGGCAAAAGAAACGGGTATAAGTTGGATCGAGATCGAAAATAAAACCCACAGCTTTGTTGTCGGGGGCAGATTGCATCCTCAAGCTGAGAACATATACGGGCTTTTGGCAGAGTTATTTAGACACTTGACAGACGAAGGATATGTTCCAGATAAGAGGTTTATTCTATTTTACATGGATCAGGATGGGTGA
- the LOC121259121 gene encoding LOW QUALITY PROTEIN: mannosylglycoprotein endo-beta-mannosidase (The sequence of the model RefSeq protein was modified relative to this genomic sequence to represent the inferred CDS: inserted 1 base in 1 codon; substituted 1 base at 1 genomic stop codon) yields the protein MAEIGKTRLDSGWLAARSTDVQLSGTQLTTTHPPSGPTSPWMNAVVPGTVLATLVKNKVVPDPFYGMENETIIDIADSGRQNYTFWFFTTFQSKLSGNQHLDLNFRGINYSAEVYLNGHKRVLPKGMFRRHSLDVTDILHPDGQNLLAVLVHPPDHPGRIPPKGGQGGDHEIGKDVATQYVEGWDWIAPIRDRNTGIWDEVSISITGPVKVIDPHLVSSFFDNYKRVYLHATIELENKSSWVAQCSLNIQVSTELEGNICLVEHLVTQHVSIPAGSRVQYSFPQVMLIIXIHSFFFYKPNLWWPNGMGKQSLYNVQITVDVKGYGESDAWSHLFGFRKIESHVDSATGGRLFKVNGQPIFIRGGNWILSDGLLRLSKKRYKTDIKFHADMNLNMIRCWGGGLAERPEFYHYCDIYGLLVWQEFWITGDVDGRGEPKSNPNGPLDHDLFLLCARDTVKLLRNHPSLALWVGGNEQVPPDDINAALKKDLRLHPDFENPNEMSKASEDLLPAFKDPSQYLDGTRVYIQGSMWDGFANGKGDFTDGPYEIQNPENFFKNDFYKYGFNPEVGSVGMPVADTIRATMPPEGWKIPLFRKVSGGYTEEVPNPIWEYHKYIPYSKPQKFVPDQIQLYGTPEDLDDFCLKAQLANYIQYRALLEGWTSHMWSKFTGVLIWKTQNPWTGLRGQFYDHLLDQTAGFYGCRCAAEPVHVQLNLATYFIEVVNTTSEELSNIAIEVSVWDLDGTCPYYKVYEELSAPPKKTVPIIEMKYPKSKNPKPVYFLLLKLYHMSDYGILSRNFYWLHLSGGDYKLLEPYKSKXIPLKITSKVFIEGSTYEIEMHVQNTSKKADCRTLTYLNKFMARQGNGDFDMASVEPVHSGTDEKPEISILQRIYRCLTKENNGLRVAEVNGTDVGVAFFLQFSVHAVKKDPKKGEDTRILPVHYSDNYFSLVPGEAMPIKITFEVPPGVTPRVTLRGWNYHNRHTVL from the exons ATGGCGGAGATAGGGAAGACTCGGCTTGACTCCGGTTGGCTTGCTGCGAGGTCCACGGATGTTCAACTTAGTGGGACCCAGCTCACCACCACTCACCCTCCCTCCGGACCCACCTCCCCTTGGATGAACGCCGTCGTCCCGGGAAC CGTTTTGGCAACCTTGGTGAAGAACAAAGTTGTTCCTGATCCTTTCTACGGCATGgaaaatgagacaattatagaTATTGCTGATTCTGGAAGACAGAACTACACATTCTGGTTTTTTACAACTTTTCAGAGTAAGCTG TCAGGAAATCAGCACCTGGATCTGAATTTTCGTGGAATCAATTATTCTGCCGAAGTATATTTAAATGGGCATAAAAGAGTCTTGCCAAAAGGGATGTTTCGGAGGCATTCTCTTGATGTTACTGATATTCTGCATCCTGATGGCCAAAACTTGCTTGCTGTTCTTGTTCACCCTCCTGATCATCCTGGGAGAATTCCTCCTAAGGGGGGTCAAGGTGGTGATCATGAG ATTGGAAAAGATGTCGCCACACAGTATGTTGAGGGATGGGATTGGATTGCTCCTATAAG GGATAGGAACACTGGCATATGGGATGAGGTATCTATTTCTATAACCGGG CCAGTGAAAGTAATTGACCCCCACTTGGTTTCATCGTTTTTTGACAATTACAAGCGGGTATATTTGCATGCTACAATCGAGTTGGAAAATAAAAGTAGCTGGGTGGCTCAGTGTTCTTTGAATATCCAAGTGAGTACAGAACTAGAGGGAAACATTTGTTTAGTAGAGCATCTTGTGACTCAACATGTATCAATCCCTGCTGGATCACGAGTGCAGTATTCTTTTCCTCAGGTCA TGCTAATTATATGAATTCACAGCTTTTTTTTCTACAAGCCCAACTTATGGTGGCCAAATGGTATGGGAAAGCAATCCCTGTACAATGTTCAAATTACTGTTGATGTGAAGGGATACGGAGAGTCTGATGCATGGAGCCATCTATTTGGATTCCGGAAAATTGAGAGCCATGTTGATAGTGCCACTGGTGGAAG GTTGTTCAAGGTCAACGGGCAGCCTATTTTTATCCGTGGTGGTAATTGGATATTGTCAGATGGGTTACTACGTCTTTCAAAGAAGCGGTACAAAACAGACATCAAGTTTCATGCTGATATGAATCTAAACATGATTCGTTGTTGGGGTGGCGGATTGGCCGAGAGGCCAGAATTTTATCATTATTGTGATATTTATGGTCTTCTG GTGTGGCAAGAGTTTTGGATTACAGGAGACGTTGATGGACGGGGTGAGCCTAAATCAAATCCAAATGGTCCTCTCGATCATGATCTATTCTTGCTATGTGCAAGAGACACTGTCAAGCTCCTAAGGAACCATCCTAGTCTTGCTCTCTGGGTAGGTGGAAATGAACAAGTTCCACCAGATGACATCAATGCAGCTCTGAAAAAGGACCTAAGACTCCATCCCGATTTCGAAAATCCCAATGAAATGAGCAAAGCTTCTGAAGATCTATTACCAGCGTTCAAGGATCCTAGCCAATATCTTGATGGCACACGTGTCTACATCCAAGGATCTATGTGGGATGGGTTTGCAAATGGAAAGGGGGACTTCACGGATGGCCCTtatgaaattcaaaatcctgaaaacttcttcaaaaatgatttttacaaatatGGATTCAATCCGGAGGTTGGTTCTGTTGGGATGCCTGTGGCAGATACCATCAGAGCAACAATGCCTCCAGAAGGCTGGAAGATTCCGCTGTTTAGGAAGGTTTCTGGAGGGTATACAGAAGAGGTTCCAAACCCTATATGGGAATACCATAAATATATACCTTATTCAAAAccacaaaaatttgttcctgaTCAGATTCAACTCTATGGTACCCCAGAGGATCTTGATGATTTTTGTTTGAAG GCTCAACTGGCTAACTACATTCAGTATAGAGCACTGCTGGAGGGCTGGACTTCCCATATGTGGAGTAAATTCACTGGCGTCCTGATTTGGAAGACACAGAATCCATGGACTGGTCTTAGAGGCCAGTTTTATGATCATCTTCTTGACCAAACAGCAGGTTTCTATGGCTGTCGCTGTGCTGCAGAACCAGTCCATGTCCAGCTGAATCTGGCTACGTATTTTATAGAG GTTGTCAATACTACATCAGAAGAACTATCTAATATAGCTATTGAAGTCTCGGTCTGGGATCTTGACGGTACATGTCCATACTACAAAGTTTATGAAGAACTCTCCGCTCCACCCAAAAAAACAGTGCCCATTATTGAAATGAAGTATCCCAAGTCTAAAAACCCAAAGCCAGTCtacttccttcttctcaaactctaCCACATGTCAGACTATGGCATTTTATCTAGGAACTTTTACTGGCTGCATCTGTCTGGTGGAGATTACAAGCTGCTGGAGCcatacaaaagta aaataccCCTCAAGATTACATCTAAGGTTTTCATCGAGGGCTCCACTTATGAAATTGAAATGCATGTTCAAAACACATCAAAGAAAGCTGACTGTAGAACTTTAACCTATTTGAACAAGTTCATGGCTAGGCAAGGCAATGGTGATTTTGATATGGCCTCAGTGGAACCTGTACACAGTGGGACTGATGAAAAGCCTGAGATCAGTATTTTACAGAGGATTTACAGATGTTTGACAAAGGAAAACAATGGCTTGAGGGTTGCTGAAGTGAATGGGACTGATGTAGGAGTTGCATTCTTCCTTCAATTTTCTGTTCATGCTGTGAAGAAGGACCCCAAGAAAGGTGAGGACACAAGAATTCTTCCTGTTCATTACTCAGACAACTATTTCTCATTGGTACCCGGTGAGGCTATGCCAATCAAGATCACTTTTGAGGTCCCTCCAGGTGTCACCCCTCGAGTCACGCTTCGTGGCTGGAACTACCATAATCGCCATACTGTCCTTTGA